The Larimichthys crocea isolate SSNF chromosome X, L_crocea_2.0, whole genome shotgun sequence genome segment GGTAGGTACAGTTATAGTGAAACCCAAAATCctataaaaatatcaaatgtatTACTTTAGAGAAAGTGATATGAGAGAAGATTTTCATTTATTGGCTGTGGATTCTggaacaaatgttttaatgccACCTACTGGAATTCAGTGCAATTGCGGCAATAGTTCTCATCTTCTCACTCTCTCCGTTGTCTTCTCCACACCTAAGTGTACGTTGGTAGGTAGTTATGTGTTGGCCTGTGGGCTGAGGCCCTAACGTCTGCTCAGTGTTCTCCTTGCCTCCTTCACTTTGTTCATATACAGCCAGGTAAATCGTAGTTTCATATTAAATGATTTTGTACCAAACTATCTTAACATGAAATTTAACCTAAAGCATGAAAACTTTAAACTCCAGTTTAGAAtatgatttacattttaaagtgactTCCTCCACCGTCAGCAGAGTGTGAAGAACCTGTTTGCCTGGTTCTCTTGAATAGGGGAAAGACTTGCTGGATTTTCCAGCTGAGCTGGAATTCCAGAGGCGCCATCATGAGTTGACAACCTAAACAATCTTAAGTTGGTTTGGCTTGTTTTTACCACCACTGTAACTGAAGCTGTTATTTGTGTCAGAATCACATTTCTAGTTCAGAAACAttaataactgaataaatatgaagaaaGATGTGGATTCATGGTCCTTCCTTGTAAATCCTTTCAATGGGCAGCAGACATGTTCAGCCTCTTCAGTGTAAAAAATGAACATTGCGATCCAAATTTACATTTGATGCAATGTAATGTCCAATTTCTCCCTCCCAAAATGACTTCAGATATTGCTGTAGGATGCTGTGGATTCATCTCTGCATCTACAAACAAAGCTAAGACTCATTACCATgcaaagaggaagacagatatcaacaacatacagaaacactgcagacttCTCTGGACAGAGATCTTCTGAGTTGGACTCAGTCAAACCCCTGTGATGAAAAGCAAAAGGACCATCCACGCTGTAAACAGCTCAGCCAGCATCTGTGATGGTATGGAGGTGTGCACATGGCATGATGGGTAGCTTGCTCATCTGTGAAGACATAATGAATGCTGAACGCTACATACTGGTTTTAAGTACATGCAGAAAGAGAtatgtcagtcttatgaacaccccttcaaataaagtgttaccaaaatGGGTATGTGGCCCTCATTTGGGTTCCAAGTGATCCAAGCAGATGACACGTTATTAACTGTTATTAAGACTtcagacacattaaaatgtgtctAAAGTATGTAATGTACCTCTcacctgtatgtatgtatgtatgtatgtatgtatgtatgtatgtatgtatatgcatatgtatatgtatatgcatgtatgtgGTGGTGCAGTATATTTAGTCACAAATATTTAATGGTCTGCTACTAAATGCTTCTACAGCTCTACATTTCAGGCTAATATTGTACTTTCATCACATCATGTTTATCTGTCAGCTGTAGTTGACAGGTGTGTAGGTGCTTTCTCTACAGATTTAGTCATAAGTTATAAGATGTGATGCTTTATAGACTGAcaacccaaaaataaaaatgagctgCTCTTTGACATAAAGTTGCATGCTGCTGACACAGTGATGCCTCAGTATTATTTTGACTTAAGACTTCAGTATATTTTGATGGTAATATGTCTGTAGTTATACTTGAGTATGATTTTGATTACAGAACTGTAATGGAGTACATACATTGTGGTAGAGTATCTGATGACTTCCATCTCTTGCATGTGTCATCTAACTTTGCCTTGTTGTGAagtgatttgtttgtctgtgaaatgGGAGATGGAGGCGCTCTGACAGCTTTCATGACATGTTCCATTCATAGTCCACAgaaatgaaagacagacagctgacagacaggcctgtctctcctcttccaGCAGTTtatcagagaggaggatggcGACAGGAAGAGTCCTACTCCGGGCTAGAAGGCTTGTTTGacacagcagagggcagcagagagctgcagctggACAGCTGCTTCACACAGTGTCACTGTCATCAGTGTCTGCCATGCTGGCTCTGTATTCAGTGAACACAGCTGATACTCAGAGATCAAACTCATCCCTGTCGGTATGCTGCTTTGAAAATTGAGCCTGTCATTAAAGAATATTGAGTGTATCTTATCTCTGTTTATCCAGCACAATGAAACACTGTGTATCAGATGACTGTTGTGATAGAGCCACAGTGGTGTGTGAGCGCTGAGCAGCTGTGTTTGTCCATTGTCCTTCTTGGCAACAAATCCCacgacaaaacaaaaccaacaatgattTGATCCCATATTAAGTGTGAGGAATAGACTGATCCTCTTCTGTGGATTCTCCATAGAACTCATTATTTTACTGAGCAGAGCTTTAAATCATGTAACAGTGAAGTCAGTGCTACAGTAGCTGGTGTACTTTTggtatattttatgttgctaaTAGAACTGTTCAGGTCCTTTCATGACTTTTTTAGGACCTACTTTCTGTGAGACGAGAGCTACAGCCGAGCCTCTACGTGCTCTACAGGCCTGCAACGAGAGGTCTTCTTAGATTCATCTTTGATTCAGTGGATCAGTGAGATCTTAACATGTTTTTGAATTGGGAACAAGCTAAATATTCTATATTGGTTATTAATTATATGAAGAAATAATTCCTCAAAATATTTGTTAATGGATGGCATGACATTTTCACGCTGACATCTGAGCCTTCAGCATCcacacaaatcaatcaatcagttttcATCCTTTAATATCTGGATTTGTAAATGAATGATATGTCTGATTTGTTAACATCCATTATGacttaaaatgaaaacacatcgGTCACACTCAAAATTCACTcacaaaatatttattcttcAATATTACACCACATAAAAATAATTCtcttaaaaataaagtaaaaaagttaaaaacgaCATCATATACAAAtatgttaatttcattaaacaataaattaagcatcaaaaatcatcaaaagtttaaaagtgtCCCAAGAATCCTGATCATGACAATCATTTCAGTTAGACAGCAGactataaatgaaataaataaaaccagctGGTAGTGTTTATCTACAGTTATCTGAAGTACCATTCaccaaatataaaaataatatcatagacaaaatattgaatattacaGCTTCAGCCCTCTGACTAGTGTGTACAGTAGGATTGTTCAAACAGTGCTTTTCTACAACATGAAGccagaaagcaagaaagaaagaaagaaagaaatatgtctGACATATTCAGAGGCAGTTTCACAGAAACTAAAGCAACCATTGAATCCAGTGTTTGACAGAGGAATGTTCAACTAGACCTGTCCTCCACTGTCCTCACAGGCCACAGTCCAGTTCACTTGTACCACAGCATCCCACGCATCcccccatgtgtgtgtgtgtgtgtgtgtgcgcatgatAGACGACACACTCTACACATCCCGGAGCGGCATTCCTTCTTTTCCACTTTTCAGAGCTTCCTGCCTGCGCTTGTAGCAGATCACTGTGACGGCAATGAAGAGGCCGATCACCAGCAGGATGAGGAAGATGCCAGCAGCGATCACACCAACTGAGTACACTGttagaaagaagacaaaacaacaagtgAGTGACAGTGACCAGAACCACCCAGGAGGCAAATACAGGAACATGccaaatactgtgtgtgttcaacagACTCCACCACATGCAATAACACTGCTTCATCCTACCACAGCTTTTTATTATACTGTGTATACCGTACATATGAAATACCATTAATAATTCAACGTGTCAATTTGCAGTTTTTTACAAAccagtgacaacaaaaacaacctaaATAATAAACACCCATCTCCGACACCCCACCCAGTTATCCTTTAAATGTGTTGgcaaatattaaatatggaaaatatttctaatgtagaaagaagaaaataaaagtggccaaacagagtcagagcagtcagcagatggacagacaaacagtcaatatacattcattatttcatttggGTGGCAGCATGttgaaaactaaaataaatagatatgtGTACATTTGTCCAAAGCATGAGCGATGGGTTTGAATCAGGATCAGGACTGAACACTCACAGTGTTTCCTCTGGACAAACTTGAACCTGGTAACAAATCTAGCACAAGAAGACGAGGAATTCACCCTCTCCAGTCCTCAGTCAAGTCTAGCCCCAGTTTGTTCTCCCATGTACGTCTGCTTTTATGATTTGGTAGTAAAGATCTCAGCTGAGTGTAACAAGGGAAACTGCCACTGAGCATGACCGAGGCTCTAACCCAAAAATACACTTTCTGAATGTTACTATTGGGAAATAATACTGAATCATATTCATCGAGTCAGGCCACCCACATTCCATTCTCTTGCAAAAGCGACCTGCCCAGCTTACTGTCTTTACCCGAGAAGATAAACTGGAGACAGTGTTATCAATGGAACGGAGTAAGAAAGAGGCAAGCACCGAAACAAGCTCAGAATGTTGGGACTACTAGAAAAGTCGTTATAAATATATGACCGTTAATTTAATtacataataatgaaataataaacttCAACAAAAACCAGCCTGTATTTAGATAAATGAGTTTTCATACAGACAGAACACAACCGTAAACTGAGCTTTAAAACGTTGGACAGATCTCTCTGTCAGATCTACAGCTGGCAGCTGATGTCCAGCGTGACTCtgtgcatgatgggaaatgacTCGCAGAGATCCGGACATCGTGacgagacacaaaacaaaccagcaaACCAGTTTTTCTGTCCCGTGTAGGTATGTTGAACCTGACTGCTGTTTGCCAGCTGTGCTCTGCCTCAcgcccacacagacacacacacactacaataCAGCCAGTGTCCTGTCACCTCCTGTCTTCATTaataacaaagacaaagacagcgagctccaacacaaacaccatGGGCTTGTTTTTTTAAGCCTTTCACACAGCATGTAGATGCACAAAGTAACAGCAAACTACAGCGTCGTATGTTTTTACATGCTTTACTCACTCACCATCATTAAAGCTGctgcaaaaacataaattaatgcATGAATATAATACTAATGTGCATGTACAGACACAAGAGCAGTTGatgatacaaacacaaagatgtaaCTTCCTGCTTGGTTTTCGTGCACTTGCTGGGTCACTTTGTGATCATCACACAGGTCTGTCCTTTCATGTCTAATGTTGGGACATTTGTGCATGGAGGCAGGATGTGCAGCTTTCTAAGAATCAGGACAGCTCACCTTCAAAGATGGACTTGTCTTCGTTGTTGGAGCACTGGGTGTGGCTCAGCTCTCCCAGCTGCTTGTCGAAGCTGCGGCTGGGGATGAAGGCCTGGACGTTGAAGCAGTAGCTCTCTCCTCGGTCTAGACCTGTCAGCTCTATCCTGTTGGTCTTAGAGGTGTATTCTTTCTGCAGATAACACAGGAGGGAAATGTTGAGTTTGGATCATCTTATTATATCACGTGTGATTGAGGCTGAGTTGTGATGTCTGCTGCACCTCACCTTGCCGGTGCTCTTATTTTTCCGATAGATGACTTTATACTGCAGCTGGTCAGTGAAGATATCCCTGATGTTCAGCTGGCTGCCGTCTTTAAACAGGGCGGTGAGCGGGTCAATCACATGTAAGATGGTCTTCTTTTTGTCTTCGCTGACCTCCAGCTTGAAATCAGGTCTGCCGATATCAGCTGTGGAGGAGAGACAGGCcgattacttttctttttagaaaagAAGAGGTTACTAGAAAACATACAATATTCAATGGTACCATGTTTAGTAATAATTCATGCAATCGATAGTTCAATGTGTCTATCAGCTCTTTTCCTGCATCTGAACAATATTAGATTGTGAAACATTATTTCCGACATCTTTATTTATGGAAAGAAAAACCTACTGTCTTTGTAAGGGCAGAACTGTGGTGAGCTGCTGTAGGGGAACTCAGTGAGGTCAGACTTTGCACCGAGCGGGGGTTCAGACACAACGTCAGCAGTGTAGTAGGAGTTGAGGTCAGTCAGAGAGATGGACAGATCACACATGGTTCTTAAGGACCGGATACAGTGTGggttcctctgtctgtccttacCAACCCTGCAGAGACAAATCACATTATTCAGTACATGTGACGTGTGATGATCATAACTTAATGATCCACCTAAAGATTAATATTTGTATTGGGTATTTGTGATTTCTGAATTGCTGAATCTCGACTCATGcactgttaaaaatgtaaaaaatactcaactagaattattattattatacataacGTGAAGTCTTAACGGgactttgtaaatgtaaatgactgtCGAGTGTTTGAATTGGACTGGGCTTTCATTTTCCTCTAATTGAATCACTGTGTGCCTTCTGTGTATCTTCCTGTTTCAAGATCTCTGTCTGAAAATCAACATTCCTTTAAAAGCTTTTCCTGACTCAGTAATGGATCCTTATCAAGCCCTGCAGCCATTCATCTTCCTTTCAAGGTTATTCACCCAGCATGTGTGTTTCAGCCTGTCTTTGAGAAGATCCAATAAAGTGCAGGTACTTACAGAGAGTACTCCACCGTGTATGAGTAATCCGCTGACGGTTTGGGCTCCCAGGTCAGAATAGTTTTAAAGTTGGTGGATTTCCATGTGATGTTCTGAGCTTTGGGATATGACGCTGCAAAGTCAAAGAGGTCATGTAAGACACACACCTTTAAAAGCTGATGCTTCAAATCGTGGAAATTCACTTCATAACAGATCCCTTAGAGTCACTTATTACAGGATATTTTGCACACCGTGTACTGCTCAGGCTCACAGGGTGACATGAAGTGCTGAAACATTGTTCTTATCATCTTTCTGTGGAcacttcattgtcatttt includes the following:
- the f3a gene encoding coagulation factor III, tissue factor a, with product MEPTLKPGPGAAAALIMVFFLSTQAVSASYPKAQNITWKSTNFKTILTWEPKPSADYSYTVEYSLVGKDRQRNPHCIRSLRTMCDLSISLTDLNSYYTADVVSEPPLGAKSDLTEFPYSSSPQFCPYKDTDIGRPDFKLEVSEDKKKTILHVIDPLTALFKDGSQLNIRDIFTDQLQYKVIYRKNKSTGKKEYTSKTNRIELTGLDRGESYCFNVQAFIPSRSFDKQLGELSHTQCSNNEDKSIFEVYSVGVIAAGIFLILLVIGLFIAVTVICYKRRQEALKSGKEGMPLRDV